A genomic window from Neoarius graeffei isolate fNeoGra1 chromosome 5, fNeoGra1.pri, whole genome shotgun sequence includes:
- the tcaim gene encoding T-cell activation inhibitor, mitochondrial, with the protein MSLTSLLRMRLSSRCSANQILQIRALSGADAVNALRPFYFVVHPDFFGQHPKEREVNENSLKRLNGYLESLQKPGFMSVKPTKLTFYLRDIREETESNNGVQHSGFRLVTFTLQAKDVLCAVVDVLKSCSLSVEHMQGLTAKSQNSAQQGGIPFYRPIKWDKTYYTFTGFRDPEQELEQAKKVEPTLSLWLRNNQREASKKQKASVPRRAELKRLKRELIEKLGLLDIRWQRKWGIAHRCCQMQSLSRLSLQNPEAMPNLRGHTIVFTDQSGMNASGHVMLGTMDVHHEWTKLFERLPSYSSLLQQTEWLKDRISFLLGGIQVIHMERVGLVLPLEDHYSTLSTFHERLLPHRLALHPRSLQGLAMTLENDRTSPSLHEMGHFIVPTICDPVHLQNFLQSNAPEARRRLQRKEQLEAEEEDVVSICVQDLSLWSLSKEPSVSSSQMIPCCRRLIEERSPYMKGLHLCVSHFYSVMQDGDLCIPWDWKG; encoded by the exons GCTCAGCAGCAGATGCAGCGCAAATCAGATACTTCAAATAAGAGCTCTATCAGGAGCCGATGCTGTTAATGCGCTCCGGCCCTTTTACTTTGTGGTACACCCTGACTTCTTTGGCCAGCATCCGAAAGAGAGG GAGGTGAATGAAAACTCTCTCAAAAGATTAAATGGCTATTTGGAGAGTCTTCAAAAGCCAGGCTTTATGTCTGTCAAGCCTACAAAACTCACTTTTTATCTCCGGGACATAAGGGAGGAAACCGAGAGCAACAATGGCGTGCAGCATTCTG GATTCCGTTTGGTGACTTTCACTCTGCAGGCTAAAGATGTCCTGTGTGCAGTTGTGGATGTTTTGAAGTCCTGTAGCTTGTCAGTGGAACACATGCAGGGACTCACTGCCAAAAGCCAAAACTCAGCACAGCAAGGTGGAATTCCTTTCTATCGTCCAATTAAATGGGATAAGACGTACTACACGTTCACAGGTTTCCGAGACCCAGAGCAGGAGCTGGAGCAGGCAAAGAAAGTGGAACCCACACTCAG CCTGTGGCTGAGGAACAATCAACGAGAGGCCAGTAAGAAGCAGAAAGCCAGCGTTCCCAGACGAGCCGAGCTGAAGAGACTGAAGAGAGAGCTTATTGAAAAACTGGGCCTGCTTGATATCAG GTGGCAGCGCAAATGGGGCATTGCACACAGATGCTGTCAGATGCAGAGTTTGAGCCGCCTCTCTTTACAGAACCCAGAGGCCATGCCTAACCTCAGAG GGCACACAATAGTCTTTACTGACCAGTCAGGAATGAATGCCTCAGGCCATGTGATGCTGGGGACAATGGATGTGCATCATGAGTGGAcaaag CTCTTCGAGAGGTTGCCCAGTTACAGCAGTCTGTTGCAGCAGACAGAGTGGCTAAAGGATAGGATCAGTTTCCTGTTAGGAGGGATCCAGGTGATCCATATGGAGCGTGTGGGTCTGGTATTGCCTCTGGAAGACCACTATAGCACCCTCAGCACCTTTCACGAGAGACTGCTGCCTCACAGACTCGCCCTCCACCCTCGCAGCCTACAGGGACTCGCCATGACCCTAGAAAA TGACCGTACTAGCCCTAGCCTCCATGAGATGGGCCACTTCATCGTCCCCACCATATGTGATCCTGTTCACCTACagaacttccttcagagtaacgcCCCTGAGGCCCGCAGACGTCTGCAGCGCAAGGAGCA GTTAGAGGCTGAggaggaggatgtggtgtccatttgCGTGCAGGATCTGTCTCTGTGGAGTCTGTCCAAAGAGCCCAGTGTCTCCAGCAGTCAGATGATCCCATGCTGCAGGCGTTTGATCGAGGAGAGGTCTCCTTATATGAAGGGCCTGCACCTCTGTGTCTCACACTTCTACTCTGTCATGCAGGATGGTGATCTGTGTATACCTTGGGATTGGAAGGGTTGA